One region of Paenibacillus sp. genomic DNA includes:
- a CDS encoding carbohydrate ABC transporter permease codes for MNKEIAAWRVAAHTVLILFSLSCLLPFVLLTMSSITDEQAILQHGYSFFPKEFSFAAYEYLWQQSALIFNAYGITVFITVVGTAVSLLITSLLAYPLSRRDMPGGTFFAFLVFFTLLFNGGLVPTYLIYTQVFEIKNTLWALIVPALLMKGFNVLLMRTFFMTTIPVPVLESASIDGASEFKMYYKIVLPLSLPIMATVGLFQALAYWNDWNNGLIYVTDPQLFSLQNVLNRLMSDIQFLASNSDFASNASESVAQLPSETFRMAIAVIAVVPILIAYPFFQKYFVKGMTIGAVKG; via the coding sequence GTGAATAAAGAAATTGCAGCTTGGCGGGTGGCGGCCCATACAGTCTTGATTCTGTTCTCTCTCTCGTGTCTGCTTCCGTTCGTGTTATTGACGATGTCCTCCATTACGGACGAGCAGGCGATTTTGCAGCATGGGTATTCCTTCTTCCCGAAGGAATTCAGCTTTGCCGCATATGAGTATTTATGGCAGCAATCTGCGTTGATTTTTAATGCGTACGGCATTACGGTGTTCATCACGGTCGTCGGAACCGCGGTCAGCTTGCTGATCACTTCGCTGCTCGCTTATCCGTTATCGCGCCGGGACATGCCGGGCGGCACGTTCTTCGCCTTCTTGGTTTTCTTCACGCTGCTGTTTAACGGCGGACTCGTGCCGACGTATCTGATTTACACGCAGGTGTTCGAAATTAAAAATACGTTGTGGGCGTTGATCGTCCCGGCGCTGTTGATGAAAGGCTTTAATGTGCTGCTCATGCGAACATTTTTCATGACGACCATTCCGGTACCGGTGTTGGAGTCGGCAAGCATCGACGGGGCGAGCGAGTTTAAGATGTACTACAAGATCGTCCTGCCGCTGTCGCTCCCGATTATGGCTACGGTCGGGCTGTTCCAAGCGCTGGCGTATTGGAATGACTGGAACAACGGGTTAATCTATGTGACGGACCCGCAATTGTTCAGTTTGCAAAACGTGCTGAACCGGCTGATGAGCGATATTCAGTTCCTGGCTAGCAACAGCGATTTCGCCTCGAACGCGAGCGAAAGCGTCGCGCAGCTCCCGAGCGAAACGTTCCGCATGGCCATCGCGGTCATCGCCGTCGTGCCGATTCTCATCGCATATCCGTTCTTCCAAAAGTACTTCGTAAAGGGCATGACCATCGGCGCGGTCAAAGGTTGA
- a CDS encoding metalloregulator ArsR/SmtB family transcription factor has protein sequence MNDHTTARDVFDAIADPTRRQLIRLLAEAGEKPLHELTPHFPMGRTAVSKHLSILKEAGLVVDRKVGRETRYRLNAAPLIEVHDWVAFYSKFWSTNLRRLNQLLEEEEL, from the coding sequence GTGAACGATCATACAACGGCGCGGGATGTGTTCGATGCAATCGCAGACCCCACGAGGCGCCAATTGATTCGTCTGTTAGCAGAGGCGGGGGAGAAGCCGCTTCATGAATTAACGCCGCACTTTCCGATGGGACGAACCGCGGTATCCAAACATTTGTCCATTCTGAAAGAGGCCGGACTGGTCGTCGACCGCAAGGTCGGCAGGGAAACGCGGTATCGTCTCAACGCCGCCCCTTTGATCGAAGTTCATGATTGGGTGGCCTTCTACAGCAAGTTCTGGAGTACGAATCTGCGGCGCCTAAACCAATTATTGGAGGAGGAAGAACTATGA
- a CDS encoding SRPBCC domain-containing protein: MSLTLSLDFQYKTSIEKLWSALTDSSKLARWVCNIHTGQPMENNFKPVVGHRFQFRTEPTEYWNGVIEGEVLIVEEPTRLSYTWAGGEKHTVTWTLQDLGNGTVNLHLEQTGISNDQALNGAKYGWSKWCGELEKALER, encoded by the coding sequence ATGAGTCTTACATTATCCTTGGATTTTCAGTACAAGACATCGATCGAGAAGCTGTGGTCCGCCTTGACCGATTCGAGCAAGCTCGCCCGATGGGTATGCAACATCCACACCGGACAGCCGATGGAAAATAATTTTAAGCCGGTCGTCGGTCACCGGTTTCAGTTTCGGACGGAGCCGACCGAATATTGGAACGGGGTCATCGAAGGCGAAGTGCTGATCGTGGAGGAACCCACCCGGTTGTCCTATACGTGGGCCGGCGGCGAGAAGCATACGGTCACTTGGACGCTGCAGGATTTAGGGAACGGAACGGTGAACCTTCATCTCGAACAGACCGGAATTTCGAATGACCAAGCGCTCAATGGCGCAAAGTACGGGTGGAGCAAATGGTGCGGCGAGCTTGAAAAGGCATTGGAACGATAA
- a CDS encoding YdeI family protein, which produces MTKGIRNPKIDPFFHKAQKWKEEFERLRNIVLDCELTEDFKWMHPCYTYQNKNVVLIHGFKEYCALLFHKGALLKDPHGILVQQTENVQAARQIRFTNIQQIDEMQLIIKAYIDEAIEAEKAGLQVEYKKNTDYAIPEELHNKFVEIPDLKTAFESLTPGRQRAYLLHFSQPKQSKTREARIEKYLPHILDGKGMDD; this is translated from the coding sequence ATGACAAAAGGGATAAGAAACCCTAAAATTGACCCGTTTTTCCACAAGGCCCAAAAGTGGAAGGAAGAGTTCGAGAGGTTAAGAAATATCGTTCTTGACTGCGAACTGACCGAGGATTTTAAGTGGATGCATCCTTGTTACACGTACCAGAACAAGAACGTCGTTCTCATTCATGGATTTAAAGAGTATTGCGCGCTTCTGTTTCACAAGGGCGCCTTGCTGAAAGATCCCCATGGGATTCTGGTCCAACAAACGGAGAACGTACAGGCGGCGCGCCAGATTCGGTTCACGAACATTCAACAAATCGACGAGATGCAGCTGATCATAAAAGCGTATATCGACGAAGCCATCGAAGCGGAAAAGGCCGGCTTGCAAGTGGAGTATAAAAAGAATACGGATTACGCCATTCCGGAAGAATTACATAATAAATTCGTGGAAATCCCGGATTTGAAGACAGCGTTCGAATCGTTGACGCCGGGGCGCCAAAGGGCGTACCTCCTTCATTTCTCGCAACCCAAACAGTCCAAAACGCGAGAGGCAAGGATCGAGAAATATTTGCCTCATATTCTCGACGGTAAGGGAATGGATGACTAG
- a CDS encoding NAD-dependent malic enzyme: MAFNSLVIRMELDHEKVHFGEVASLIGRSGGDIISVDVIRSDRAYSVRDITIDAEERQQDAVVGALRDLAGIRIVNLSDRTFLAHLGGKISIQPSMPIKNRDDLSRVYTPGVARVCAAIHEDERRAYSLTIKRNTVAVVTDGSAVLGLGDIGPHAAAPVMEGKAMLFKQLAGVDAFPICLDTQDTEEIIRTVKQISPIFGGINLEDISSPRCFEIESRLIEELDIPVFHDDQHGTAIVVTAGLINALKLTGKRMEDIRVVVNGIGAAGVSICKMLLAAGVTKLAPVDRDGAIVRGSDYAHPMWRWLAAQPQVEPEAGSLKEVIRGADVFIGVSRGGLLDQDDLKNMAEDPIVFAMANPVPEVAPELALPIVRVFATGRSDYPNQINNVLAFPGIFRGALDCRASIINETMKMAAAQAIADTVTAQELDESYIIPSIFNERVVADVRSAVIAAAIRTGVAKRIPPDFRM; the protein is encoded by the coding sequence GTGGCATTTAACAGCCTGGTCATTCGAATGGAACTTGATCATGAGAAGGTACATTTCGGCGAGGTGGCTTCGCTCATCGGGCGAAGCGGCGGCGACATCATCTCCGTCGACGTCATTCGGTCGGATCGCGCCTATTCGGTTCGTGACATTACGATCGATGCGGAGGAGCGCCAGCAGGACGCCGTCGTGGGCGCGCTTCGCGATCTCGCGGGGATTCGCATCGTCAACCTGTCGGACCGTACTTTCCTCGCTCATCTGGGAGGGAAGATTTCGATCCAGCCGAGCATGCCGATCAAAAATCGGGACGATCTTTCCAGGGTGTACACGCCTGGGGTAGCCCGCGTATGCGCCGCGATTCACGAAGACGAGAGAAGGGCTTATTCGCTCACCATCAAGCGGAACACCGTGGCCGTGGTCACGGACGGCTCGGCGGTGCTCGGGCTGGGCGATATCGGTCCGCATGCGGCCGCGCCGGTCATGGAGGGCAAGGCGATGCTGTTCAAGCAGCTGGCCGGCGTCGATGCATTCCCCATCTGCCTGGACACCCAGGATACCGAAGAAATCATTCGCACCGTCAAGCAAATCAGCCCTATCTTCGGCGGCATCAATCTCGAGGACATCAGCTCGCCTCGATGCTTCGAAATCGAGTCCCGATTGATCGAGGAACTGGATATCCCGGTCTTTCACGACGACCAGCACGGCACGGCCATCGTGGTGACGGCGGGTCTGATCAATGCGCTTAAGCTTACGGGGAAACGTATGGAAGACATCCGCGTGGTTGTGAACGGAATCGGGGCCGCGGGAGTTTCGATCTGCAAAATGCTGCTTGCCGCGGGCGTTACCAAGCTGGCTCCCGTAGACCGGGACGGCGCGATCGTCAGAGGATCGGACTATGCGCATCCCATGTGGAGGTGGCTCGCGGCCCAGCCTCAGGTGGAGCCGGAGGCGGGTTCGCTGAAGGAAGTCATTCGGGGGGCGGACGTCTTCATCGGCGTATCGCGCGGCGGCTTGCTCGACCAAGACGATCTGAAGAACATGGCCGAAGACCCCATCGTGTTCGCCATGGCCAACCCCGTGCCGGAGGTCGCGCCGGAGCTCGCCCTCCCCATCGTCCGCGTGTTCGCTACCGGCCGAAGCGATTACCCTAACCAGATCAACAATGTCCTGGCGTTCCCGGGCATTTTCCGGGGCGCGCTGGACTGCCGGGCAAGCATCATCAACGAAACGATGAAAATGGCGGCCGCGCAGGCGATCGCCGACACCGTAACGGCTCAAGAGCTGGACGAGTCCTACATCATCCCGAGCATCTTCAATGAGCGCGTCGTTGCCGACGTCAGAAGCGCCGTCATCGCCGCCGCGATTCGTACCGGCGTCGCGAAACGCATTCCGCCCGATTTCAGAATGTAG
- the hisD gene encoding histidinol dehydrogenase: MIEIVKEQEPAAQAEKGQLEATVSSIIERVKSEGDAALKSFLRQFDGVELDDLKASMDDIEAAKKQLPATLLEDMAFSIERIRAFAEAQRRTLTEFEQEMIPGVFLGQRVIPIEAVGAYVPGGRYPLLSSAQMAIIPAKVAGVSQIRVCTPPTKEGRIHPAVLVAAHLSGADEIFAVGGAQAIAALAYGTESIRPVNKITGPGNRFVTEAKRQVHGTVGIDLLAGPSEVLVVADETAKPAYVAADLLAQAEHDVHTQAILVSTSRELAFAVMEEIEKQLETLPTAATARASWEKRGRVIVTGTLEEAIETANDLASEHLHVQIKDAYLHRDKFTNYGSLFLGEEATVVFSDKVCGTNHILPTNQAAKYTGGVWVGTFLKVVTYQRIEQAGVERLAPHCVRQSEREGLIGHLRSANIRLTGELDVRQEIAAGK; the protein is encoded by the coding sequence ATGATTGAAATCGTAAAAGAGCAGGAGCCGGCAGCGCAAGCGGAGAAAGGGCAGCTTGAAGCCACGGTATCCTCTATCATCGAACGGGTCAAAAGCGAAGGGGACGCCGCGCTGAAATCGTTCCTGCGGCAGTTCGACGGCGTGGAGCTTGACGATCTGAAAGCTTCCATGGACGACATCGAGGCGGCGAAGAAGCAGCTGCCCGCTACGCTGCTCGAAGATATGGCGTTCTCGATCGAGCGCATTCGCGCGTTCGCCGAAGCGCAGCGCCGCACCCTGACCGAGTTTGAACAGGAGATGATCCCGGGCGTGTTCCTCGGCCAGCGCGTCATCCCGATCGAGGCGGTCGGCGCTTATGTCCCTGGCGGCCGTTATCCTCTGCTATCTTCCGCGCAGATGGCGATCATTCCGGCGAAGGTCGCCGGCGTCTCCCAGATCCGGGTGTGCACGCCGCCGACGAAGGAAGGACGCATCCATCCCGCGGTCCTCGTCGCCGCCCATCTCTCCGGAGCGGACGAAATCTTCGCGGTCGGCGGCGCCCAGGCGATCGCCGCGCTGGCTTACGGTACGGAATCGATCCGTCCGGTCAACAAGATCACCGGTCCCGGCAACCGGTTCGTCACCGAGGCGAAGCGGCAGGTTCACGGTACGGTCGGCATCGACCTGCTGGCAGGTCCGAGCGAAGTGCTGGTCGTGGCGGACGAAACGGCTAAGCCGGCGTATGTGGCCGCCGATCTGCTGGCTCAGGCGGAGCACGACGTTCATACGCAGGCGATTCTGGTTTCCACGAGCCGCGAGCTGGCGTTCGCGGTAATGGAGGAAATCGAGAAGCAGCTAGAGACGCTGCCGACGGCGGCGACGGCACGCGCGTCGTGGGAGAAGCGCGGACGGGTGATCGTGACTGGTACGCTGGAAGAAGCGATCGAGACGGCTAACGATTTGGCGTCGGAGCACCTTCATGTCCAGATTAAGGACGCTTACCTGCACCGCGACAAGTTCACCAACTACGGCTCGCTGTTCCTGGGCGAAGAGGCGACGGTCGTCTTCTCCGACAAAGTGTGCGGAACGAACCACATTTTGCCGACGAACCAGGCGGCCAAATATACGGGCGGCGTTTGGGTCGGTACGTTCCTGAAGGTCGTCACGTACCAGCGCATCGAGCAGGCGGGCGTCGAACGGCTTGCGCCGCACTGCGTGCGGCAGTCGGAACGCGAAGGGCTCATCGGTCACCTGCGGTCGGCCAACATCCGTCTTACCGGGGAGCTGGACGTTCGTCAGGAGATTGCGGCCGGTAAATAG
- a CDS encoding sugar ABC transporter permease, producing the protein MNELAVAKQAVRPRASTDRRAKPNKWLVFAAFVGPALLCFLLIQIIPFAVGIYYSFTSWNGVSSAVSWVGLQNFVDLFTKDDKFAKSFLFTFKFTFAAVLISNLVGFGLALLLNGALKTRNALRTVFFMPNVIGGLLLGFIWQFIFIKGFAAVGSATQIPFFQLPWLGDAGTAFWGIVIVFAWQQSGYLMVIYIAALQGVDQSILEASRIDGARGWTVLRKIVVPLIAPAFTICLFLSMSHAFKIYDLNYSLTGGGPFNSTESVAMNIYAEAFTNNRYGIGSAKALVFFVVVAVITLLQVTLTKRREVEA; encoded by the coding sequence ATGAACGAACTTGCGGTTGCGAAGCAAGCCGTCCGGCCGCGCGCCTCCACCGACCGCAGGGCGAAGCCGAACAAGTGGCTGGTGTTCGCGGCTTTCGTGGGACCGGCGCTCCTCTGCTTCCTCTTGATTCAGATCATTCCGTTTGCCGTAGGCATCTATTACTCCTTTACGTCGTGGAACGGCGTGAGCTCCGCCGTCTCTTGGGTGGGACTCCAGAACTTTGTCGACTTGTTCACGAAGGACGATAAGTTTGCGAAGTCGTTCCTGTTCACCTTCAAATTCACGTTTGCCGCCGTGTTGATCAGCAATCTGGTCGGCTTCGGCCTAGCGCTTCTCCTCAACGGGGCGCTGAAGACGAGGAACGCGCTCCGCACCGTCTTCTTCATGCCGAACGTAATCGGCGGCCTGCTGCTCGGCTTTATTTGGCAGTTCATCTTCATCAAAGGCTTCGCGGCCGTCGGCAGCGCCACCCAAATTCCGTTCTTCCAGCTTCCGTGGCTGGGCGACGCCGGGACGGCATTCTGGGGCATCGTCATCGTCTTCGCCTGGCAGCAGAGCGGGTACTTGATGGTCATCTATATCGCGGCGTTGCAAGGCGTGGACCAATCCATTCTCGAGGCGTCCCGGATCGACGGGGCGAGAGGTTGGACCGTCTTAAGGAAGATTGTCGTGCCGCTGATCGCGCCGGCATTTACGATTTGTCTCTTCCTGTCCATGTCCCATGCTTTTAAAATCTATGATCTGAATTACTCGCTCACCGGCGGCGGGCCGTTCAACTCGACGGAGTCGGTGGCCATGAACATTTACGCCGAAGCGTTTACGAATAACCGCTACGGCATCGGGTCCGCCAAAGCGCTCGTGTTTTTCGTCGTCGTCGCGGTCATTACGCTCCTGCAGGTGACGCTGACGAAGAGAAGGGAGGTGGAGGCGTAG
- a CDS encoding carbohydrate ABC transporter permease, with amino-acid sequence MERNYTARTFALETFAIMLGLLFLVPFYFVVMNAFKDNAGILIDAAALPKELVVDNFSRVWTLLDFPRAFWNSLLVTVLSNVGLVIISSMAAWHLVRTPGRFSQALFALFVAAMVIPFQTIMIPLVKLGASLHLVNSLPGLVVMYFGFGVSMTLFLYHGFVKTVPLEIEESAGIDGCGPFGVFWRIVFPLLQPITVTVLILNTLWFWNDYLLPRLMLQDAELRTIPVAMSALFAQYNKQWDLGLAGLVIGTLPIVVFFLLLQKHIIRGIAAGSGK; translated from the coding sequence ATGGAACGGAACTACACGGCGCGAACCTTCGCGCTCGAAACGTTCGCCATTATGCTCGGACTTCTCTTCCTGGTTCCTTTTTACTTCGTGGTCATGAATGCGTTCAAGGATAATGCGGGCATTCTGATCGACGCGGCGGCGCTGCCGAAGGAACTGGTCGTGGACAACTTCTCGCGCGTCTGGACGCTGCTCGATTTTCCGAGGGCGTTCTGGAACTCTTTGCTGGTCACGGTCCTTAGCAACGTAGGGCTCGTGATCATCAGCTCGATGGCCGCTTGGCATCTCGTTCGTACGCCGGGCCGATTCAGTCAGGCGCTGTTCGCGCTCTTCGTTGCCGCCATGGTCATCCCGTTCCAGACGATCATGATTCCGCTCGTCAAGCTCGGCGCGTCGCTGCATTTGGTGAACAGCCTCCCGGGCCTCGTGGTCATGTACTTCGGATTCGGCGTCTCCATGACGCTGTTCCTCTACCACGGTTTCGTCAAGACCGTGCCGCTGGAAATCGAGGAATCCGCCGGCATCGACGGCTGCGGCCCGTTCGGGGTGTTCTGGCGGATCGTATTTCCGCTGTTGCAGCCGATCACCGTCACGGTGTTGATATTGAACACGCTGTGGTTCTGGAACGATTACCTGCTGCCCCGTCTCATGCTGCAGGACGCGGAGCTTCGGACGATCCCCGTGGCGATGAGCGCTTTGTTCGCCCAATACAACAAACAATGGGATTTGGGCCTGGCGGGTCTTGTGATCGGTACGCTGCCGATCGTCGTCTTTTTCCTATTGCTGCAAAAGCACATTATCAGGGGCATCGCGGCAGGCTCGGGCAAGTAA
- a CDS encoding ABC transporter substrate-binding protein, with translation MKKAKLMSISLLALATLVAACGGTGGSSNGSAGGSADANEAASGAASGEPVEITVFQLKVEIADKFEAMVKEFEKEHPGIKVKAETVGGGTGYMDALKAKFASGEGPDIFNNGGAKEMQLWKEHLADLSDQPWVGHLLPGTGDGMTDTDGKIYGMPMNMEGYGYLYNKDLFAKAGIEKPPATLTELRTAAQKLKDAGITPFANGFAEWWIIGSHFTNVAFGQQEDPAGFINELNEGAATIPDNAIFQQFQQLMDTTMEYGNENPLTTDYNTQVTLFASGKAAMLQQGNWVESMIADIAPDLNIGILPMPINDEPASDRIVAGVPNNWAVNKNSEHVEAAKTFLNWMVSSETAQRYMTEQFGFIPAFDNISTDKLSPLSQDIVSYSKAGKTIPMIWTSWPDGANKEFASALQEYSVGRTEWSDVLNAMQASWNKLK, from the coding sequence ATGAAGAAAGCAAAATTAATGAGCATTTCCTTGCTCGCGCTGGCGACCTTGGTCGCTGCCTGCGGCGGCACGGGGGGCAGTTCGAACGGCAGCGCGGGCGGAAGCGCCGATGCGAACGAGGCCGCGTCCGGCGCGGCATCGGGCGAACCGGTCGAGATTACGGTATTCCAATTGAAGGTGGAAATCGCCGACAAATTCGAAGCCATGGTCAAGGAATTCGAGAAGGAGCATCCGGGCATTAAGGTCAAAGCGGAGACGGTCGGCGGAGGCACCGGCTACATGGACGCGCTGAAAGCGAAATTCGCCTCGGGCGAAGGTCCGGATATTTTCAACAACGGCGGCGCGAAGGAAATGCAGCTTTGGAAGGAACATCTGGCCGATCTTTCCGACCAGCCTTGGGTCGGCCATCTGCTGCCGGGAACCGGCGACGGCATGACCGATACCGATGGGAAAATTTACGGTATGCCGATGAATATGGAAGGTTACGGTTATTTGTACAACAAGGATCTGTTCGCGAAGGCCGGCATCGAGAAGCCGCCGGCGACGCTGACGGAGCTGCGGACGGCCGCCCAGAAGCTGAAGGACGCCGGCATTACCCCGTTCGCGAACGGCTTCGCGGAATGGTGGATTATCGGCAGCCACTTCACGAACGTCGCTTTCGGGCAGCAGGAGGATCCGGCGGGCTTCATCAATGAGCTGAACGAAGGCGCGGCGACCATCCCGGACAACGCGATCTTCCAGCAGTTCCAGCAGCTAATGGATACGACGATGGAGTACGGCAATGAAAATCCGCTGACGACCGATTACAATACGCAGGTTACGCTGTTCGCCTCCGGCAAGGCGGCGATGCTTCAGCAGGGCAACTGGGTCGAAAGCATGATCGCCGATATCGCGCCGGATTTGAATATCGGCATTCTGCCGATGCCGATCAACGACGAACCGGCATCCGACCGCATCGTGGCGGGCGTCCCGAACAACTGGGCGGTCAACAAAAACTCCGAGCATGTGGAGGCAGCCAAGACGTTCCTCAACTGGATGGTATCTTCCGAAACGGCGCAGCGCTACATGACGGAACAATTCGGCTTCATCCCGGCGTTCGACAACATTTCGACGGATAAACTTTCGCCGCTGAGCCAGGACATCGTCTCGTACTCCAAAGCCGGGAAGACGATCCCAATGATTTGGACGAGCTGGCCGGACGGCGCGAACAAGGAATTCGCCTCCGCGCTGCAGGAATATTCCGTAGGACGCACCGAGTGGAGCGACGTGTTGAACGCGATGCAGGCGAGCTGGAACAAATTGAAATAG
- a CDS encoding sensor histidine kinase: MIRTNLRNRLVILLLAISVLPFASSVLFTYFYTRDSLKDQFVQENVNLLSLGKVHLESYMDELMDITLTFYSDPNFIAFLRTADQADDYETFWTVRSRLTQVLYANEGIRRVSIALIKDNRTILVSKSQVTFTGITEKQRVDFAKVARSPNRIYIETIQDGAAGSRAFTIMRSLTDAPKSDLLAYFTIEVATDQVAEIGRKLYTDGQEHFSILTSEGEPVFVSDAAGSDPELVERVISSRERSGTLVWGRGDRRGIVIYERIERSGGGWILLKSIPYENLFRQGNRITQINIAFGVVGISLAVLAAVLFSFRITSPLRILVENIRRIEKGKMEVGFKSLGHDEIGVLGESFRQMIGRINHLIDREYKLEIENKTNQLKVLQSQINPHFLHNALQSIGSLALKNRGAEVYTLVTNLSKIMRYSMNTDEDKVTLKREAANAEAFLLLHKERYCDEFEYAIDFEQEALRALLPKMLLQPVIENYFKHGIGTETGKKGRLRVEGRKEGDSLVIRIADNGPGIDPGRMQELDRRLREEKRSEPGEEANIGLRSVYLRLKLYYGARGSLQLENRREGGLLVTIRLPIEFEGGDGAE; encoded by the coding sequence ATGATCCGGACCAACCTACGAAACCGACTTGTCATTCTGCTTCTGGCCATCAGCGTGCTGCCGTTTGCGTCCTCCGTGCTGTTCACCTATTTTTACACTCGGGATTCGCTTAAGGATCAATTCGTCCAAGAGAACGTGAATCTGCTCAGTCTCGGCAAGGTTCATCTCGAAAGCTATATGGATGAACTGATGGACATTACGCTTACCTTCTATAGCGATCCCAATTTTATCGCCTTCCTGCGGACGGCGGACCAAGCGGACGATTACGAGACGTTCTGGACGGTCCGAAGCCGTCTGACGCAGGTGCTGTATGCCAACGAGGGGATCCGGCGCGTCAGCATCGCCCTGATCAAAGACAACAGGACGATTCTCGTGTCGAAAAGCCAGGTGACGTTCACCGGCATAACGGAAAAACAGCGGGTGGACTTCGCCAAGGTCGCACGGAGCCCGAATCGGATTTATATCGAGACGATCCAGGACGGGGCGGCGGGAAGCCGCGCCTTCACGATTATGCGCTCGTTGACCGACGCGCCGAAGAGCGATCTCCTCGCGTATTTCACGATCGAGGTCGCGACCGATCAGGTTGCCGAGATCGGCCGAAAGCTGTATACGGACGGGCAGGAGCATTTCTCGATCCTGACGTCCGAGGGGGAACCCGTCTTCGTCTCGGATGCCGCCGGCAGCGACCCCGAGCTCGTGGAACGCGTCATCAGCTCCCGCGAGAGAAGCGGGACGCTGGTGTGGGGCCGCGGCGACCGGAGGGGAATCGTCATCTATGAACGGATCGAACGGTCAGGCGGGGGCTGGATTCTGCTCAAAAGCATTCCGTACGAAAATTTGTTCCGGCAGGGCAACCGGATTACGCAAATCAACATCGCCTTCGGCGTCGTCGGCATCAGTCTCGCCGTCCTGGCGGCCGTGCTCTTTTCCTTCCGGATTACGTCGCCGCTACGCATTCTCGTGGAAAACATTCGTCGCATCGAGAAGGGCAAGATGGAAGTCGGCTTCAAGTCGCTGGGTCACGACGAAATCGGGGTGCTCGGCGAAAGCTTCCGGCAGATGATCGGTCGGATCAACCATCTGATCGACCGGGAGTATAAGCTTGAAATCGAGAACAAAACGAACCAGTTGAAGGTGCTGCAGTCACAGATCAACCCTCATTTTCTTCACAACGCGCTGCAGTCGATCGGCTCGCTCGCCTTGAAGAATCGCGGCGCGGAGGTGTATACCCTCGTGACGAATCTATCGAAGATTATGCGCTACAGCATGAATACGGACGAAGACAAGGTGACGCTGAAGCGGGAGGCTGCCAATGCGGAGGCGTTCCTCCTGCTTCATAAGGAGCGGTATTGCGACGAGTTCGAGTACGCCATCGACTTCGAGCAGGAGGCGCTCCGCGCCCTCTTGCCGAAAATGCTGCTGCAGCCGGTCATCGAGAACTATTTCAAGCATGGCATCGGCACGGAGACCGGCAAGAAAGGCCGTCTCCGCGTCGAAGGCCGGAAAGAGGGCGACAGCCTCGTCATCCGGATCGCCGACAACGGGCCGGGCATCGATCCCGGGCGCATGCAAGAGCTTGACCGCCGCTTGCGCGAGGAGAAACGGAGCGAGCCGGGCGAGGAAGCGAATATCGGCCTGCGGAGCGTCTATTTGCGCCTGAAACTGTACTACGGCGCCCGCGGCAGCTTGCAGCTCGAGAACCGGAGGGAAGGCGGGCTGCTGGTAACGATTCGGCTTCCCATTGAGTTCGAAGGAGGAGATGGAGCGGAATGA